From the Verrucomicrobiota bacterium genome, one window contains:
- a CDS encoding DUF5009 domain-containing protein: MGNSLSAQPSSTPRLRSLDALRGFDMFWLLGGAQIASALCAGAQPGSFAAAVKEQFTHVEWEGFRFYDFIFPLFQFLIGVAIPLSITKRLAAGDSKAKILRHAFVRLFWMIVIGLFIHGNLQSWKIEEMRLSYSVLEMLGLGYVIAVICVLQLSVRGQLIATAAFLVGYWALQMFVPVPGHEWGVFKAGGIFGDWLYDHSIGLLGAPWKSPYGRGFPFLPMWAHAATTMLGVFAAYLISGQQISWRMTDSQKLRWLIGIGIGLPVLAWVWSFHLPIVKNRWTSTFALWCGGWSYLLLAGFWWVIDVKGWHRGLGLWTAIGCNSILAYIMASLFMSGFGEIARVFLGGLQPILGGYWHAIVMVLAKYGLAWVVLIHLRRQKIFLRL; encoded by the coding sequence ATGGGAAATTCCCTCTCCGCACAGCCCTCTTCAACACCGCGTCTGCGCTCGCTCGATGCGTTGCGCGGGTTTGACATGTTCTGGCTGCTCGGCGGGGCGCAAATCGCCAGCGCCTTGTGTGCCGGAGCGCAACCGGGCTCGTTCGCGGCGGCGGTGAAGGAGCAGTTCACCCATGTCGAGTGGGAGGGGTTCCGATTCTACGACTTTATCTTTCCCCTTTTCCAGTTTCTCATCGGCGTGGCCATCCCGCTTTCAATCACGAAGCGGCTGGCGGCAGGTGACTCGAAAGCGAAAATTCTTCGTCACGCCTTCGTCCGGCTGTTCTGGATGATCGTGATCGGACTTTTCATTCACGGCAACCTGCAGTCGTGGAAGATCGAGGAGATGCGCCTGAGCTACAGCGTGCTGGAGATGCTCGGCCTGGGCTATGTGATCGCGGTGATTTGCGTGCTGCAATTGTCCGTGCGCGGACAGCTCATCGCGACCGCGGCGTTTCTGGTTGGCTACTGGGCGTTGCAGATGTTCGTGCCGGTGCCGGGCCACGAGTGGGGCGTGTTCAAGGCGGGCGGCATTTTCGGCGACTGGCTTTACGATCACAGCATCGGCCTGCTCGGCGCTCCCTGGAAGAGTCCGTATGGGCGCGGGTTCCCGTTCCTGCCGATGTGGGCGCACGCGGCCACGACGATGCTCGGCGTCTTTGCCGCCTATCTCATCAGCGGCCAGCAGATCTCCTGGAGGATGACGGATTCACAAAAGCTGCGCTGGCTCATCGGCATCGGTATCGGGCTGCCCGTGCTGGCCTGGGTGTGGAGCTTCCATCTGCCCATCGTCAAGAATCGCTGGACGAGCACCTTTGCGCTCTGGTGCGGCGGCTGGAGTTACTTGCTGCTGGCCGGGTTCTGGTGGGTCATCGACGTGAAGGGCTGGCACCGGGGCTTGGGCTTGTGGACCGCCATTGGTTGCAACTCGATCCTGGCCTACATTATGGCCAGCCTGTTCATGAGCGGGTTTGGCGAAATCGCCCGCGTCTTTCTCGGTGGTCTCCAGCCCATTCTGGGCGGCTACTGGCACGCCATTGTCATGGTGCTGGCCA